ACATTTAATTTATATTAACTAATAAACTGGTAATAAATACAAAAAAATAATGAACTACTAAATTTATATACGTAATATCAATACATATAATTTTCGTATAAATATAACTATAACAAAAAATCTAAAACATGGCATACAAATATATCTGTATATATAAATACTATTACAAAATAAAACATTATACGTAATATATGTCAAAACTTATACTTAACTGATAATTAATTACAAAAATGTTACATTATCTAAAAGATAAACATACATATCTATTACAATAAACAATTTTGCTGGAATATTTTTCATGATCTTGTAATATTTGTTCTTAAGCTTTAGTAAAAAATACAATATATTTAACTCAACAAAATATTATAACTAATGATTATGTAACAAAAGTTTAACAATTAAACTTCATGATATTAATCACAATATCATATACACAACACAATAACATCACACATAAATTAACAATTAATACTAAAATATATAACAAAAAACAATGAAAACGTAAAATATTACCATGTCACAATATAATATTATAACTCACTTAATAACAATAGACAATACTAATAAACAGTACAAAAATAAAAAATTAAATAACAAACACTATTATATTAAACTCAATACAAAAATCATTATTTACAACAAATAAACAATCAACAAACTTCCTAATTATTAAAATTAATCAAACATCAACAAAAAATTTATGTTCTACAAGAATAAAAATCACTTAAATGCAGTAAAATAAATATTGAATTTAATATTATGTTAATAGTAATACAATATTAAATAATAATAATTATTTATTAAAACCCGTACAAATATTCCAGGAACGCCCATCACGTTCTAACATAGTAAACGAATCAACAGGACCCCATGTGCCTGCTTGATATGTTAATAACGGAACGTCTTTTTTATCTTTCCAAGATGATACTACAGTATCAACCCATCGCCAAGCATTTTCAACCTCATCACGACGAACAAACAAAACTCGTATACCACACATCATTTCTAATAATAATCTCTCATAAGCATCAATTATACGTTTACATTGAAAATTCTTAATAAAATTCGAATCTAACTTAACAACCTGTAAATCATATTGATGGCCTAATCCAGGTTTTTTACTAAGAACTTGAATATCCATGCCCTCATCGGGTTGTAATCTAATAGTTAATTTATTTTTAGATAATATTGCATGAGAATTGCGAAATAAATTAATAGAAGGACGTTTAAAATATACCACAATTTCAGAATATTTGGTAGCTAAACGTTTTCCCGTACGCAAATAAAAGGGTACACCAAACCACCTCCAATTATCAATATTTACCTTAATAGAAACAAAAGTTTCCGTACAACTAATTTTATTTGCTCCAATTTCTTCTAAATAACCAGGAACACTTTTACCTTTTATAAAACCAGATGTATACTGACCACGTACTATAGATGTATATACACTATCATCATTTATCACACGTAATGCTTGCAAAATTTTTACTTTTTCGTCCCTAATACAATCAGCATTTAAATTAGACGGTGGAGACATTGCAACAATAGTTAAAATTTGCAATAAATGACTTTGAATCATATCTCGCATTTGTCCAATTTTATCAAAATACCCCCAACGACCTTCAATACCTATTTCCTCTGCAACGGTAATTTGTACGTGATCTATAGTACGATGATCCCAATTAGAAATAAATAAAGAATTAGCAAAACGTAATGCTAATAAATTTAAAATTGTTTCTTTACCTAAATAATGATCAATGCGATAAATTTGATCTTCATTAAAATATTTAGCTACTTGATTATTAATCTCACGAGCAGAAACTAAATCGGTACCCACCGGTTTTTCCATGACTACACGATTAAATTCTTGATTTAAATTAATGAAATTTAATCCTTTACAAATAGCAGCAAACGTGGTTGGAGGCATAGCAAAATAATATATATTAATTTGTGTCTGCAAGGATAATTTATTTATTAAAACATTAAATAATTCAGTATGATTGACATCTAAATTACAAAAATCAAATCTTTTGCTAAATTTTTTCCATACCTGTTCATCAACAGATTCCTTTATGAACGTTTCCAATGATTTACGAACAACAACCTCAATATACATCTGTGTGTTCCAATTTGCACGTCCTACAGCAATTATTTTTGTTAAAGAATGTATAACCTCCATTTTTTCAAGATAATATAGTGATGGTAATAATTTTCTACGTACTAAATCTCCTTTAGCACCAAAAATAATAAAATTACAAGCCTGTGCTACTATAGACTGCTTTACCATATATTTTACCTCATTAGAAAAAACAACACTCTTAACCTACACATCATAATTTAAAAAAATTAATAACTATAAACATTCGTAATTATCATTTATTATAGAAGTAATTAAATGTATTATTTGCAAATATAATAACATAATTTATTTATAAAAAATTACTATTTGTTAATTACACAAATGTTTGATAAGATAAAATATATTTTTATCCTACATATTTAAATAAACTATGCAACAAACATCACTACAAAATAAATACTAAACAAATAAATTAAAAAAATATAATATATTCAAATCATAAAAATCAATTAAATAAAAATTATAAAACAAACAAACCACAATATCATCTATCTAAAAATAGATGCAGCAAAGCTAACATATATTTTTTAAATATATTTCATACTGCTAATAATACAACACTAACAAAATTATAGTGTATAAATAATTAAAAAAATCACTAAAATAATAACAAAATAAATCATTAATATAAAATTATTATACTAATCCCAATGAAAAACAATACTTCATATAAAAACATAATTTACTTAAATATTCTTATAAATATAAAAAATTTTCTAAATAACTAAAAATACAAAAAAACAAAATGATAAAATTAAAAATATTTTTTTCTTAACACGTTCAAAAAATATCTTAATAGCTAAAAACTTTCATTTAATATTAATAAACCAAGTATGAATAAAACATATAATAAATAAATATTATAAATATTTAATAATTACTAAATAATACATTCTGAACAATATCTTGTATCAAAACAATAAAAAATATAATTAAAAATAAAAATTATTAAAAACACACATAAAATCATAATTCATAAATATCTATCAAAATAAAAGTTAATAACCAAAATGTAAAAAAAATTTGATAATACTTTTAAACATAAAATTATACAAACAAAACACAGCACGACATTATAAAAAACCAAAATACTAAAATACTTTATCATCTATAATGAATTAAAATTACCAATAAAAACAATATCATAAATTAACAAAAATAACGATATATTAAAAAATAATGTTAATAACAGATAAATAAAACTACTATTAAATAATTTATTGCATTTAATACATACTAAATCATTACATATAAAGTCATTAATTTATTAAATACAATTAAATATTTTTATATTATAAAAAACAAAATAAACAATATATATTATTTAAAATTTATTATTTTTATAAAATTCATAACTAAAACAACAATCATATAATAATAAGTATTAATATTAATATAAATTTAATCAGCTAATTAAATTGCAATTGAGGCAATATTTGTTCGACTTTAGCTAAATATACAACACGAGCAGATCCATTTAAACTACCATAATGTAATAATTTAATAGTCAATGGATTTACAGCACGTTTATTTATCCAAATTTCAAAATGCAAATGCGGGCCCGTGGTTCTACCAGTATTACCAGATAAAGCAATATAATCTCCTTTCCTTACTTTTTGTCCAATTTTAACTAAATTTTTTTTAAGATGCATATAACGAGTGACACATTCACAACCATGCCGAATCGCTATATAATTACCTGTCGTAACACCCCCATACTTACTAATTACCACTTCACCATCACCGACAGTTATAACTGGAGTGCCTATTGGTACAGCAAAATCTACTCCACGATGCGGAGAAATATGCCCAGTAACCGGATTTAACCTCTTCATATTAAAAGTAGAAGAAACGCGAAACTTTTCTTTAATAGGATACCGAATAAAAATGCCACAAAAACGTATTGCATCAAGATTATAAAAATTTCCATCATCAGCTCTAAATGCATAATAATCCTTACCACCAGTGCATAATCGCATACCCAATAAAACACTATAATTTTTTTTTTTTTCAAAACGTTTACGTGACATAAGTACTAAAAATCTATCACCTTGATGTAAATTATATACATCCAACTGCCACTGTAAAGCTTGAGTAATTACACTAACATCATGTTCAGTAAACCCAGATTCTCGCATACTAGAAATAAAATTACCATCTCCTTTAATAAAAATAATCTTTTTATACCAAATATCCGATGATCTATTAATAGATTGTTTAAATGACAAATTAATAGAATAATCATAAACATTTGTTATCTGAAAAAACATACACATTAACAAATTGTGTATTAATTCTTTTATAAAAAATTTTACATAAAACATAAAAAAATGTTTAATTTTATAAAATAATACAGGACTAAAACGTAGAAATATCATGGATTCTACAATCTTACTATTAAAATATTGTATACCGTTATACTGCTTAAATTTAATCGTTGTATTCATATAAAAACAACTACTTTTATACAAGCTATATTTATAAAAGTTATTCACTATATATGGCAATTGACAAGGTGTTTTTTGTTTAAAAAAAACAAAACAATTATCAAAATAGAAATCAAAAAATAAACAACAACATAATTTCCAAAAAATTACGACTGGAATTAAAATAAATAATAATAGTAAAATAATACGCTGTAATTTAAAAAAATAACTAAACATCAGAAAACAAAAAAAATAAATACACAATAATTACTATTTTTTTCCTCCACATATACAACATAAATAAATCAAACACCTTATATTTCATATTTACTTACAAACAATTAATTTACAATAAAACAAATTAAAAAACCAACAACACACAACAAACACCAAATTATATCCAATACATTACCAATAAACAATAAATAACAAATTAATTTTGTACATCACATATTAAAAACAACAAATACATATTATAAGTTACAATTAATCATATACTTACTTTATAAAATATAAATTAAATACTTAATTACCATAATCAAAACTAAAAAAAATCTAATATAACATTCGCAATACATCTATCAAAATGCTACAAAATAATTAAAAATATTATTATTTTTGATAATCATGTAAATTTTCATAAAAATTACACTCTATATTTTATCATATAACATAAACAATACTCACATACATTATGTACATAA
The DNA window shown above is from Blochmannia endosymbiont of Camponotus (Colobopsis) obliquus and carries:
- the zwf gene encoding glucose-6-phosphate dehydrogenase, translating into MVKQSIVAQACNFIIFGAKGDLVRRKLLPSLYYLEKMEVIHSLTKIIAVGRANWNTQMYIEVVVRKSLETFIKESVDEQVWKKFSKRFDFCNLDVNHTELFNVLINKLSLQTQINIYYFAMPPTTFAAICKGLNFINLNQEFNRVVMEKPVGTDLVSAREINNQVAKYFNEDQIYRIDHYLGKETILNLLALRFANSLFISNWDHRTIDHVQITVAEEIGIEGRWGYFDKIGQMRDMIQSHLLQILTIVAMSPPSNLNADCIRDEKVKILQALRVINDDSVYTSIVRGQYTSGFIKGKSVPGYLEEIGANKISCTETFVSIKVNIDNWRWFGVPFYLRTGKRLATKYSEIVVYFKRPSINLFRNSHAILSKNKLTIRLQPDEGMDIQVLSKKPGLGHQYDLQVVKLDSNFIKNFQCKRIIDAYERLLLEMMCGIRVLFVRRDEVENAWRWVDTVVSSWKDKKDVPLLTYQAGTWGPVDSFTMLERDGRSWNICTGFNK
- the mepM gene encoding murein DD-endopeptidase MepM — encoded protein: MFFQITNVYDYSINLSFKQSINRSSDIWYKKIIFIKGDGNFISSMRESGFTEHDVSVITQALQWQLDVYNLHQGDRFLVLMSRKRFEKKKNYSVLLGMRLCTGGKDYYAFRADDGNFYNLDAIRFCGIFIRYPIKEKFRVSSTFNMKRLNPVTGHISPHRGVDFAVPIGTPVITVGDGEVVISKYGGVTTGNYIAIRHGCECVTRYMHLKKNLVKIGQKVRKGDYIALSGNTGRTTGPHLHFEIWINKRAVNPLTIKLLHYGSLNGSARVVYLAKVEQILPQLQFN